A genome region from Phocoena sinus isolate mPhoSin1 chromosome 16, mPhoSin1.pri, whole genome shotgun sequence includes the following:
- the NKX1-2 gene encoding NK1 transcription factor-related protein 2, protein MLAWQDGGAKAAPSHHKISFSVLDILDPQKFTRAALPAVRPAPREAKKSLAEAEARKDSSRDPARQRETPDAAGRGAGLASPLEGSEAEEAEDEDLEDAGRRQLRERTARLQEARTRSPEARAAASAAGESSAGVLAGSPGSPRPRRRRSEPSCSKPRRARTAFTYEQLVALENKFRATRYLSVCERLNLALSLSLTETQVKIWFQNRRTKWKKQNPGAEGAAQAGVGAPQPGTSAGAGGGGGGGSGGAGASPGQLGPAAHPFQTFPSYSAANVLFPAAASFPLTAAAARGSFAPFLGASYLTPFYAPHL, encoded by the exons ATGCTGGCATGGCAGGACGGCGGGGCCAAGGCGGCTCCCTCCCACCACAAAATCTCCTTCTCGGTTCTGGACATCCTGGACCCTCAGAAATTCACCCGCGCTGCGCTCCCAGCCGTGCGCCCTGCTCCCCGGGAAGCCAAGAAAAGTTTGGCAGAGGCCGAAGCAAGGAAGGACTCCAGCCGAGACCCGGCCCGGCAGCGAGAGACGCCTG ATGCTGCGGGCCGAGGCGCCGGCTTGGCGTCTCCCCTGGAGGGCTCTGAGGCGGAGGAGGCGGAGGACGAGGACTTGGAGGACGCAGGGCGGCGGCAGCTGCGGGAGCGGACTGCGCGCCTGCAGGAGGCCCGGACGCGCTCCCCCGAGGCCCGGGCCGCGGCATCGGCGGCGGGAGAGAGCAGCGCGGGCGTTCTCGCGGGCTCCCCGGGCTCCCCGCGGCCCCGGCGCCGGCGCTCAGAGCCCAGCTGCTCCAAGCCGCGGCGCGCGCGCACCGCCTTCACGTACGAGCAGCTGGTGGCCTTGGAGAACAAGTTCCGGGCCACGCGCTACCTGTCTGTGTGCGAGCGCCTGAACCTCGCGCTATCGCTTAGCCTCACTGAGACGCAGGTCAAAATTTGGTTCCAGAACCGCAGGACCAAGTGGAAGAAGCAGAACCCCGGCGCTGAAGGTGCGGCGCAGGCGGGAGTTGGCGCGCCCCAGCCTGGGACTTCGGcgggggcgggcggcggcggcggcggcggcagcggcggcgcgGGGGCCAGCCCGGGTCAGCTGGGCCCGGCCGCGCATCCTTTCCAGACTTTCCCCTCCTACTCGGCGGCCAACGTCCTCTTCCCGGCCGCCGCCTCCTTCCCGCTGACGGCCGCCGCCGCCAGGGGCTCCTTTGCGCCCTTCCTCGGGGCCTCCTACTTGACCCCTTTCTACGCCCCACATCTATGA